The Bombus affinis isolate iyBomAffi1 chromosome 15, iyBomAffi1.2, whole genome shotgun sequence DNA segment CGCACCTGTTGTATCACGAAGTGTGATATTTGTTACACGTTGAATGCTTTTCATTACTTTAGTTGTGTGCTTGTGTTTAAAAGAAAACCTCGTTGTTTCATTAGTATAGCAcatatagaatataaaaatattaaataaattaaaatttgttagatTCTGCAGAAGATTGGTGTCTTAATACCTGCATTTAGTAATGCACATTGTACGTGGTTTTATCTTCTCCTGCATTATGTAACATTTCTTATACCATTCATTTTAGTTTCTTTGGCGTTATTTCCAGCAAATTACTTGAATGGcgtcgaaaaaagaaaaaggtggTACCCATTCGTTTCTTCTCTTCCGTAGCCATAAACTCTTCTGACTATAAAATTTACGACTTCGCAATTCAAAACTTATAATTAATTCTCAGAAATGCTGTGAGTATCGAAAGTGATATATCAGATTCTATCAAACCGTCTCTTGTTCCTCTTGTTTTCATTTTCTTGAAACCGACTGGAATAATTTTGAATCTTAGAATCACCAAATTGGCCAAAATAAATGGTTCCTTTCAGGTCCTCTATTTTAGCCAAATATTCCAAAAGTACTTAAACGTAATTTTCATGCTTCGTTCCTCGCTAATCCTAATCCTAGTCCTAATCACTTCTCCATTCCCATTACAAATTTCTCCAGCTTCCTTCATCGTCATCAGGAATCCATTCAACCGAGAACAGCTCGGAACAAAACACTGTTGGTTGCATCACTCGATTCCGCGAAAAAGAAGTACCatgatagaaagagaaggctatCGGCGTTCCTCGGCAAAATCGGCTCGGAAGAATGTCCATTTTCCTCGGCACAGTTCCAGACACCCCATCGGGCGAAGGGTTCCCGAGGCAGATACGGCCTTTACCAGGGAGTGCCTTTCCCGAAGCAGAAAAGCGGCAGAAAGAGAAtcagaagaagaaggaagaaagagggagaagaagaaagaaagagagaaggggcCTGGTGGAATAGTGGGGCCCAGTCGGTCGAGGTCTCACGCCTTCCGTCAGTCCTCAGTCTGACGGGGAGCGTACAAGCGTCAACAGCCTCGCTGTTCAATTCCTACCTTCTCTCTGTGCGCGTTCTACCATCAGAAACCTCGCTGTGGAACAGCAATCTCGTATTCCACTTCTACGTACCCAACACGATCCTCCAGGGACCAtaaacaagaaataaattcgtCAAAGTGGGACCAGTCGTCAAGTGAATGCGACCTCAGCGCCATCTATACGAAACACAGTACAGTAATAGTGAAGAACGTCGGAAATAATCGTTGAAAGTTCGGCTAATAATATCGGATAAACGCAATCAGGATATAGGTACACGTATATCTGGATATTTATCCAAGTTGTAAGTGCCGATGAGACATAGAGGAACGTCAGAGACGACGGCCTGCGTGGCTGACGAGGCCTGTCGACCGCGCCTCTGGATTCCAACGGCGGCGACACACTCAGCGCGCCCGTTCGATCGTCGGTGAGCGTTCCCTCGGTGAAAAGAGTGTCTACCTGTCGGTGGATCGGTACACGTGGAGGTAAGGGGCAACCAGGAGGACGTAGACGCCACTGGTGTACACCGCATACCACAGGAGGACCTGGCTTGAGCGGCTGGTAGAGGAAGGTGGGAGAAAAAGGATTGGTGGGGGGTTGAAAAAGGTTGGTAAGAGTCGGGCTGGGACGCGCTGGTAGAAAAAAAAACGGACTGACACAGAGGAGGAGAAGGCCAGGTAGAAGAGGAGACACGGCCAGGTAGCTAGTTGGTGGGGAAGTCGTCAGAAGGCGGCCATAATGGCCTGACGCGATCTCTCGCGAGCGGCGGCTACAGCTGCTGCGAAATAGCCGAGAGCGGCTCTCTCGTCCACGCACGCGTATTTTGCAACCGGGCTACGTCTTTGGAAAGTGACTGCGTAATCGCGAGTGGAGTGTGTTACCGGGTGGAGTCCTCTGTAACGTTGTTCCGTGTGTACCTTACGGTCGCGTGTGTTCCTTGAATTTTATTCAATCGAATCGATGGTTACACGGTGTCCGATGATTCGATGGTTCTGAATGGTTGTTGACTTCTTTACGCGTAGTATGTTTCTGCTCCTCTTCCGAGAGTATTCATCTTGATAGAAGAGGATAATAAGCCAAAACGACGTAGAAGGATCATCGCAAGAATCTTCGGTCTACTGATCAGTGATCACTAGTATTGGATCCGACGGGCTGACCCAGCGAATACAAAAATGAGAGGTGCCAATCAGGATACGGCGACGCCGTACTGTCGCTGCAGAGTCCTTTACTTAGGCAGTTCGGTGCCCCATGCGAGTAAGGAAGGTTTGCTAGGGGTGCAAGAACCTTTGAGAGAACTATACCCAGAACAGGGTGCCTTGGGAGCACGTGGACTGGACTCCTGGCTGAGCGTCTGGAGCAACGGCCTGCTGCTGGAGAATGTGGACGAGCACCGCAAGAAGGTCACCAGGTTCTTTCCCATCGAGGCGCTGCACTACTGCGCTGCTGTGAGGCATGTCAAAGGCGGAAGCGGCGATGCCTCGAACACGAGGTTCCTTCCCTTGGACTCTCCCTTCGCTAGAACGCCAAGTGCCAACCATCCGCCGCTTTTCGCCGCGGTTCTGCGACGAACCACGGGTATCAAGGTTCTCGAATGTCACGCATTTATATGTAAGCGCGACATGGCGGCCAACGCCCTGGTCAGGTGTTGCTTTCACGCGTACGCGGACAGTAGCTACGCCAAGGGCCTTGATCCCTCTGCCACAACGACCAACGGAGTCACCAGTGGACATCCTTCGAATAACAGTCTCTACCATACGCTAGGAGGATCCAGTACTACTCTAGACAGTCCACAAGCGACTCGTTTAGACGCTACCTCAACAGACGACCTTAGCTTGTATAATGGAGATGAGAATCATAAGGTCTGGGCCAGAGGTCGAGAAGAGGTAGACGGCTTATATCAGGAACAGGGGACCCTGAGAAGCACCAAGGGATCCAGACCTCGTCAGCTGGTCGCTCCACCTCCTCCACCGCCTCCGCCCCCTCCACCTTCCCAACCTTTACTCCTCGAAGAATCTTCATCGTCCTCAGTCCGCAGAAAAGCGAACAAGAAGCTCAAAAAGCTCAAAAACCGATCCTCTCACGAAGATCCCTTGCAACAAGCTCACCTTCATCCTCAGTTGCATCAAGGAATATACACTAATGGCCATGGACACCATACTCTGGGTCACCCAGTGAGGCAACAGCACTATCATCCTCATCCTCTGCCACCTAGCAGTCGATCAGTCGCAGGAACTTTGGCCAGACCAGCGCCAGTTTTATTGGTACCAGCCGCAACTTTACCTAGGAAGGCTCACCATCATCCTAAAGGGCTCAGACCGATTCCAGCAGCCGCTCCAATCGTTCCGGTGTACGCTCCACTACCTGTGGTGCCTCCTCCACCCGCTGCAGCCATTTATCCAGCTGGAACTTACGGGACAGCTGGAAACAGAGGCAGAAGACAGCATCTTGAGGCGGATTCTTCGACCCTAGGAGCTTCCAGAAGACTAGCTGCCTCTCACGCGGATCTTACCACCGCAGAGATGAGCAGAGCAGCTGATAGCCCGGAGAACGAATCGCGTTTTGGAACTGGAATCTACAGAAGAAAAGGTCACTTGAACGAAAGAGCGTTCTCATACAGCATTCGCGCCGAGCATCGTAGCAGAAGTCACGGAAGTTTGGCCTCTTTGGGCTTCAGCGGGCAAAATGGAAACGCGCTGCCcaaagaagagaagaaggacAGGGAGATTGCTCAGTTGGTGGCTGGTTTGAATCTGGATGACAGCCCTGAGAGGGTACAGCCGATGCCAGCTAACTCGAGGAGCGGTTACTCGCACCATCAGCAACAGCTTCAGCCCCTACCTAGGCCACGACCTCGTTAGGAATTTTCTGGATGTCGATTCTTATTGTAATCATGAGAATTAATCGATGTGTCAAGTCTGCAAGTTATACAGTCGGTCCAATATGAAGGCAGATGTTGTTCTATTTGGATTTTGGTTGTTGAAGACGCTTTGTTGCTTCATGGTAATGTGAAAAAGCTTGTTTGAGACTGGACCGTTTAGTCAGAGACCAGATAACAGTGTGAACAGACGACTTGGACCGATTGTCTTTCTATTTGTTGAATAAGAACGTACGGTGTTGTCCATTGTTTTGGATGGAAAGTGATTCTCATAGGAAATTTGGACTCGGTTTCTGGAGTCTATGGACTGTTAATCGAGGCACTAGTTTATGGGGGAAAAGATTGGTTCGTGGTGTTAGCGTGGAAAATCGCGATGGGTGGTCGAGTGCCCGACTGGTTCAGTTGGCTTTCGTTTCTTGGAAGAACCTTGCCCGAGTAGGAAAATTACGGATAGGCAAAAAGCTGAAGAACACCCGGCCTCATCTTCGTCTCGCTGGTTTCTACCTGTGACCTCGATCGTCTTATCTCGAGAGTCGATCACCTTTGTCGAATTCAGGACTTTGATCGTGGGACGCATCGAAAAAACTCGAGTAGAAATCCAATTCGAATAAATTGAGTTTTAAAAGATTTTTGTGAATTTTCAGATGGGGTTGTAACATTTTTATTCTTCTATTTAGAATTTCTTCGGTTTTATTTATATCTTACTTATTTTCTTCGTAAATTGCCAActatttctatttctactttttaatttggaattttataatttttatttatgtcTCGATTCTCTATATAATTTGAAGTTTTTCGTTCTTTAACACTGATTATTTCTGTTGTCGTTTTTCGTTTGACAAAAGGTCCGAGAATTTTTATCGCAGCTGGCGGAAAAGATTGACGACGACGTAATATTTTTGCGCGACCTTCCTGTCGCGAAATGAACAGGCTAATTGGGCGAGCTCGAATTATTGTCGTCCAACGAAGATCGTTCTAATGGCCGGAGCTCGTTAGACACAGACACGCAACTTTGCAATGCTTCCTTTGAATTCGCAGAATTACAACTCTGTTTAGGATCCTCCTTCACTAACAGAAAATTACTCAGGAATCGTAAAAATTCGTCAACAATCAAGAAGTCGTCTTTTCCAATATTGCAATCGTTCTTTATTTGGCAATTCGTTAATGAATTTATTGCGCacgaat contains these protein-coding regions:
- the LOC126924845 gene encoding uncharacterized protein LOC126924845 gives rise to the protein MRGANQDTATPYCRCRVLYLGSSVPHASKEGLLGVQEPLRELYPEQGALGARGLDSWLSVWSNGLLLENVDEHRKKVTRFFPIEALHYCAAVRHVKGGSGDASNTRFLPLDSPFARTPSANHPPLFAAVLRRTTGIKVLECHAFICKRDMAANALVRCCFHAYADSSYAKGLDPSATTTNGVTSGHPSNNSLYHTLGGSSTTLDSPQATRLDATSTDDLSLYNGDENHKVWARGREEVDGLYQEQGTLRSTKGSRPRQLVAPPPPPPPPPPPSQPLLLEESSSSSVRRKANKKLKKLKNRSSHEDPLQQAHLHPQLHQGIYTNGHGHHTLGHPVRQQHYHPHPLPPSSRSVAGTLARPAPVLLVPAATLPRKAHHHPKGLRPIPAAAPIVPVYAPLPVVPPPPAAAIYPAGTYGTAGNRGRRQHLEADSSTLGASRRLAASHADLTTAEMSRAADSPENESRFGTGIYRRKGHLNERAFSYSIRAEHRSRSHGSLASLGFSGQNGNALPKEEKKDREIAQLVAGLNLDDSPERVQPMPANSRSGYSHHQQQLQPLPRPRPR